In the Eptesicus fuscus isolate TK198812 chromosome 12, DD_ASM_mEF_20220401, whole genome shotgun sequence genome, one interval contains:
- the BLCAP gene encoding bladder cancer-associated protein: MYCLQWLLPVLLIPKPLNPALWFSHSMFMGFYLLSFLLERKPCTICALVFLAALFLICYSCWGNCFLYHCSDSPLPESAHDPSVVGT, translated from the coding sequence ATGTATTGCCTCCAGTGGCTGCTGCCTGTCCTCCTCATCCCCAAGCCCCTCAACCCCGCCCTGTGGTTCAGCCACTCCATGTTCATGGGCTTCTACCTGCTCAGCTTCCTCCTGGAGCGGAAGCCTTGCACAATTTGTGCCTTGGTTTTCCTAGCAGCCCTGTTCCTCATCTGCTATAGCTGCTGGGGAAACTGTTTCCTGTACCACTGCTCCGATTCCCCACTTCCGGAATCGGCACATGACCCCAGCGTTGTGGGCACCTAA
- the NNAT gene encoding neuronatin isoform X1, with product MAAVAAASAELLIIGWYIFRVLLQVFRYSLQKVAYTVSRTGRHVLGERRRAPN from the exons ATggcggcagtggcggcagcaTCGGCTGAACTGCTGATCATCGGCTGGTACATTTTCCGCGTGCTGCTGCAG GTGTTCAGGTACTCCCTGCAGAAGGTGGCGTACACCGTGTCGAGGACCGGGCGGCACGTGCTGGGAGAGCGCCGCCGGGCCCCCAACTga
- the NNAT gene encoding neuronatin isoform X3 — translation MAAVAAASAELLIIGWYIFRVLLQVFLECCIYWVGFPFRNSPGTQPIARSEVFRYSLQKVAYTVSRTGRHVLGERRRAPN, via the exons ATggcggcagtggcggcagcaTCGGCTGAACTGCTGATCATCGGCTGGTACATTTTCCGCGTGCTGCTGCAG GTGTTCCTGGAATGCTGCATTTACTGGGTAGGATTCCCTTTTCGAAATTCTCCAGGGACCCAGCCTATTGCAAGAAGTGAG GTGTTCAGGTACTCCCTGCAGAAGGTGGCGTACACCGTGTCGAGGACCGGGCGGCACGTGCTGGGAGAGCGCCGCCGGGCCCCCAACTga
- the NNAT gene encoding neuronatin isoform X2, translating to MAAVAAASAELLIIGWYIFRVLLQVFLECCIYWVGFPFRNSPGTQPIARSVQVLPAEGGVHRVEDRAARAGRAPPGPQLRPQPPALGGHVTRCSCASRPAWEPVPPRNRGSPVLSRQRSICQGQ from the exons ATggcggcagtggcggcagcaTCGGCTGAACTGCTGATCATCGGCTGGTACATTTTCCGCGTGCTGCTGCAG GTGTTCCTGGAATGCTGCATTTACTGGGTAGGATTCCCTTTTCGAAATTCTCCAGGGACCCAGCCTATTGCAAGAA GTGTTCAGGTACTCCCTGCAGAAGGTGGCGTACACCGTGTCGAGGACCGGGCGGCACGTGCTGGGAGAGCGCCGCCGGGCCCCCAACTgaggccccagcccccagccctgggcggccATGTCACCCGGTGCTCCTGTGCATCTCGCCCAGCATGGGAGCCAGTGCCGCCCAGGAATAGGGGGTCCCCTGTGCTCTCTCGCCAGAGGAGCATTTGCCAAGGTCAATGA